Proteins encoded by one window of Halorubrum ruber:
- a CDS encoding AMP-binding protein: MRDWLSHRVVSSPDDTALVRAEDGEAWSYTDLDRLVAETAGRLVAHGLGEGDRIGVLTPPYVGTVGLVHATMRIGATFVPLGQELTPREIAARIDRTDLDAVVCAEPTEPTATNAAAEIDGVPVYSVDDPTSAEVAGIHDVDPASLDPPEWSFADPLCVLFTSGTTGDPKPVPLTAGNVYSSAVASAFRLGVEADDRWLVSLSLHHMGGLAPVYRSVLYGTTLVLREGFDAGGTADDIDAYDVTGVSLVPTMLKRMLDRRGTLSDSLRVVLLGGAPAPAELLERCRDYSVPVYPTYGMTEAASQITTATPRQTRDRIGTVGRPLFGTDVTIVDDGDPVEPGDTGEIVVSGPTITPGYLVEDERDSPDAVGEGDASPGDAIDLNGIDPADVDRSDFGPYGLHTGDVGRFDEEGYLHVLNRVDDRIISGGENVEPGEVAGVLREYDEVDDVAVVGLDDEVWGERVAALVALGDRFPSAATASVEGDASEQVASEQATSERDATEQAASEQATSERDATEQAASEQTASGDETAEGDAEQSDGSEPPAVEAGGIGPAPIDETAFVDFARERLARFKIPKTIAYVEELPRTVSGTVDRGATRALLRERGADPRENADADLETAGFEPADPAEPSESDEPPAESEERTDGEAGAPGLDSDDATDDGATADEPSDADEDEPSDTGGVDIADAEEVATGPSDGDANTAESGDTDALEAEERGDGGDDGEKEGRDADAVDEE, from the coding sequence ATGCGCGACTGGCTCTCTCACCGCGTGGTCTCGTCGCCCGACGACACCGCCCTCGTCCGCGCCGAGGACGGCGAGGCGTGGAGCTACACCGACCTCGACCGGCTCGTCGCCGAAACGGCCGGCCGGCTCGTCGCGCACGGCCTAGGGGAGGGCGACCGGATCGGCGTGCTCACGCCCCCGTACGTGGGCACCGTCGGACTCGTCCACGCGACGATGCGGATCGGGGCGACGTTCGTCCCGCTCGGCCAGGAGCTGACCCCGCGCGAGATCGCCGCGCGGATCGACCGGACCGACCTCGACGCCGTTGTCTGCGCGGAGCCGACCGAGCCGACGGCGACCAACGCGGCGGCGGAGATCGACGGCGTCCCGGTCTACTCCGTCGACGACCCCACGAGCGCCGAGGTCGCGGGGATCCACGACGTCGACCCGGCGTCGCTCGATCCGCCCGAGTGGTCGTTCGCGGACCCGCTCTGCGTGCTGTTCACCTCGGGGACCACCGGCGACCCCAAGCCCGTGCCGCTGACCGCGGGCAACGTGTACAGCTCGGCGGTCGCCTCCGCGTTCCGCCTCGGCGTCGAGGCAGACGACCGGTGGCTCGTGTCGCTGTCGCTCCACCACATGGGCGGGCTGGCGCCGGTGTACCGGTCGGTGCTGTACGGGACCACCCTCGTGTTGCGCGAGGGGTTCGACGCGGGCGGGACCGCCGACGACATCGACGCGTACGACGTGACCGGCGTCTCGCTCGTCCCGACGATGCTCAAGCGGATGCTCGACCGACGGGGGACGCTGTCGGACTCGCTCCGCGTGGTCCTGCTCGGCGGCGCGCCCGCACCGGCGGAGCTGTTGGAGCGGTGTCGCGACTACTCGGTCCCCGTCTACCCGACGTACGGGATGACGGAGGCCGCCTCACAGATCACGACCGCGACGCCGCGACAGACCCGAGACCGGATCGGGACGGTGGGCCGACCCCTCTTCGGCACCGACGTGACGATCGTCGACGACGGCGACCCGGTCGAGCCGGGCGACACGGGCGAGATCGTCGTCAGCGGACCGACGATCACGCCGGGGTACCTCGTGGAAGACGAGAGAGATTCCCCCGACGCGGTCGGCGAAGGCGACGCGTCCCCAGGCGACGCGATCGACCTGAACGGGATCGACCCCGCGGACGTCGACCGATCCGATTTCGGCCCGTACGGACTTCACACGGGCGATGTCGGTCGGTTCGACGAGGAGGGGTATCTCCACGTGCTCAACCGCGTCGACGACCGGATCATCAGCGGCGGCGAGAACGTCGAGCCGGGAGAGGTCGCGGGCGTCCTCCGAGAGTACGACGAGGTCGACGACGTGGCGGTCGTCGGGCTCGACGACGAGGTGTGGGGCGAGCGCGTCGCGGCGCTCGTGGCCCTCGGCGACCGGTTCCCGTCGGCGGCGACGGCCTCCGTTGAGGGAGACGCCTCGGAACAGGTCGCCTCGGAACAAGCCACCTCGGAACGCGATGCCACCGAGCAGGCCGCCTCGGAACAAGCCACCTCGGAACGCGATGCCACCGAGCAGGCCGCCTCGGAACAGACCGCCTCGGGCGACGAGACGGCTGAGGGCGACGCGGAGCAGAGCGACGGATCCGAACCGCCTGCGGTCGAAGCCGGCGGCATCGGTCCCGCGCCGATCGACGAGACGGCGTTCGTCGACTTCGCTCGGGAGCGACTCGCACGGTTCAAGATCCCGAAGACGATCGCGTACGTCGAGGAGCTGCCGCGGACCGTTTCGGGGACGGTCGACAGGGGGGCGACGCGCGCGCTCCTCCGCGAGCGCGGCGCGGACCCCCGCGAGAACGCCGACGCGGACCTCGAAACCGCGGGGTTCGAGCCTGCCGACCCCGCCGAGCCGTCCGAATCGGACGAGCCGCCGGCGGAGTCGGAGGAGAGGACGGACGGCGAGGCGGGCGCCCCGGGACTCGATTCCGACGACGCGACGGACGACGGCGCGACCGCGGACGAGCCGAGCGACGCCGACGAGGATGAGCCGAGCGACACCGGCGGGGTCGACATCGCCGACGCGGAGGAGGTCGCGACCGGACCGAGCGACGGCGACGCCAACACCGCGGAATCCGGCGACACGGACGCCCTCGAAGCGGAGGAGCGAGGCGATGGGGGAGACGACGGCGAGAAAGAAGGGCGCGACGCGGATGCGGTCGACGAGGAGTAA
- a CDS encoding universal stress protein, whose translation MYSEILVPTDGSPASDAAIEHAIDLADQYGARLHALYVVDGAAYSSLEAGAEIVVEALESEGEEATRRVADAAADAGVECVTSVTSGTAYRSIHDYVDEHGIDVVVMGTHGRKGLDRYLLGSVTERVVRTSDVPVLTVRQPTDE comes from the coding sequence ATGTACTCAGAGATCCTCGTTCCGACCGACGGCAGTCCGGCGTCAGACGCCGCGATCGAACACGCGATCGACCTCGCGGACCAGTACGGCGCGCGCCTCCACGCGCTGTACGTCGTCGACGGCGCGGCGTACTCCAGCCTCGAGGCGGGCGCGGAGATCGTCGTCGAGGCGCTCGAATCTGAGGGCGAGGAGGCGACGAGGCGCGTGGCCGACGCCGCCGCGGACGCCGGCGTCGAGTGCGTCACCAGCGTGACGTCGGGAACGGCCTACCGGTCGATCCACGACTACGTCGACGAACACGGTATCGACGTCGTGGTGATGGGGACACACGGGCGGAAGGGGCTCGACCGCTACCTGCTCGGGAGCGTCACGGAGCGAGTCGTCCGCACCTCCGACGTCCCGGTGTTGACCGTGCGACAGCCGACGGATGAGTAG
- a CDS encoding transcription initiation factor IIB — MERPSRQRQQERDTEQETDESTVSCPECDSENIVTDADQELVCEDCGLVLDERNIDRGPEWRAFNHNERQSKSRVGAPITETMHDKGLTTTIDWKDKDAYGRSLSSEKRSQMHRLRKWQERIRTKDAGERNLQFALSEIDRMASALGVPRSVREVASVIYRRALNEDLIRGRSIEGVSTAALYAACRQEGIPRSLDEVADVSRVPQKEIGRTYRYISQELGLELKPVDPKQFVPRFASSLQLSEEVQSKATEIIDVSAEQGLLSGKSPTGFAAAAIYAASLLCNEKKTQREVADVAQVTEVTIRNRYQEQIEAMGFR, encoded by the coding sequence ATGGAACGTCCGAGTCGCCAACGGCAACAGGAGCGAGACACGGAGCAGGAAACGGACGAATCGACGGTCTCCTGTCCGGAGTGTGACTCGGAGAACATCGTCACCGACGCCGACCAAGAGCTCGTCTGCGAGGACTGCGGGCTCGTCTTAGACGAGCGGAACATCGACCGCGGGCCGGAGTGGCGCGCGTTCAACCACAACGAGCGGCAGTCGAAGTCGCGCGTCGGCGCCCCCATCACGGAGACGATGCACGACAAGGGGCTGACGACGACGATCGACTGGAAGGACAAGGACGCCTACGGGCGGTCGCTCTCCTCGGAGAAACGCTCGCAGATGCATCGCCTGCGCAAGTGGCAGGAGCGGATTCGGACCAAAGACGCGGGCGAGCGCAACCTCCAGTTCGCGCTCTCGGAGATCGACCGGATGGCGAGCGCGCTCGGGGTCCCGCGCTCGGTACGAGAGGTCGCCTCGGTCATCTATCGACGCGCGCTCAACGAGGACCTCATCCGGGGGCGCTCCATCGAGGGCGTCTCCACCGCCGCGCTGTACGCCGCCTGCCGCCAGGAGGGGATCCCGCGCAGCCTCGACGAGGTCGCGGACGTCTCGCGGGTCCCGCAGAAGGAGATCGGCCGGACCTATCGGTACATCTCCCAAGAGCTCGGCTTAGAGCTGAAGCCGGTCGACCCCAAGCAGTTCGTCCCGCGGTTCGCCTCGTCGCTCCAGCTCTCCGAGGAGGTCCAGTCGAAGGCGACCGAGATCATCGACGTCTCCGCCGAGCAGGGACTGCTCTCCGGGAAGTCGCCCACCGGCTTCGCGGCGGCCGCCATCTACGCGGCCTCGCTGCTCTGTAACGAGAAGAAGACCCAGCGCGAGGTCGCCGACGTCGCGCAGGTCACCGAGGTCACCATCCGCAACCGGTATCAGGAGCAGATCGAAGCGATGGGCTTCCGCTAG